From Nematostella vectensis chromosome 14, jaNemVect1.1, whole genome shotgun sequence, a single genomic window includes:
- the LOC116618508 gene encoding uncharacterized protein LOC116618508, which produces MHSFLLVTLVLSILIQAFGGINGNPIAVETRSVCPVSTYDGCFKDYRNARTLPMFLFQERNETDPKYNGQLINWNEYGTYLSGLVCRCAEKAKEAKQPFFGIQFYGECFAGNNTTYKKKTVNDCTCESGHCAGEADANAVYILATSTTTAPTTVPAPPNSSCEDGPECIGFEDSCETYEAVRKQCPKMCGLCHV; this is translated from the exons ATGCACTCTTTCCTCCTGGTGACGCTGGTCTTATCTATCCTTATTCAAGCTTTTGGTGGAATCAACG GAAATCCCATAGCCGTAGAAACACGCAGCGTTTGCCCGGTATCGACATACGACGGGTGTTTCAAGGATTACAGAAATGCGAGAACACTTCCCATGTTCTTGTTCCAAGAGAGAAATGAAACTGATCCAAAATACAATGGGCAGCTTATAAACTGGAACGAGTATGGCACTTATCTATCGGG GTTGGTTTGTCGATGTGCCGAAAAAGCTAAAGAAGCAAAGCAACCCTTCTTCGGCATTCAATTCTACGGCGAATGCTTTGCCGGCAACAACACGacttacaagaaaaaaacagtcaatGATTGCACATGCGAGTCAGGTCACTGTGCAGGGGAAGCAGATGCTAATGCCGTCTACATATTAGCAACATCGACAACGACAGCACCGACGACAGTCCCCGCACCTCCTAATTCAT CATGCGAGGATGGTCCAGAGTGCATTGGATTTGAGGATTCCTGTGAAACCTATGAAGCAGTTCGCAAGCAATGTCCCAAAATGTGTGGCCTGTGCCATGTTTAA
- the LOC5512836 gene encoding LYR motif-containing protein 2 → MAARLPTKALSLKQFMVRRQVLGLYRDLMKALNKIPDKNHQKELKEWTREEFKQNKTETDPAAIQFMITRGQQALREIASTISLAK, encoded by the exons atggccgcgcgCTTGCCGACAAAAGCGCTCTCACTAAAACAG TTCATGGTGAGGCGACAAGTCTTGGGTCTTTATCGTGACCTTATGAAAGCTCTCAATAAAATCCCTGACAAAAACCATCAGAAAGAGTTGAAAGAATGGACAAGAGAAGAATTCAAACAGAACAAGACAGAAACAGACCCA GCTGCTATCCAATTCATGATTACTAGAGGACAACAGGCATTGAGAGAAATTGCAAGCACTATCTCCCTAGCCAAGTAA
- the LOC116618506 gene encoding uncharacterized protein C6orf118, with protein MAEEREQQRPLRNLLENVYTVHRNDIKTYASGHLNPSKLLKSEDERHKAWESSNKPPIRLKQPSQLVNLPTHRGMSEGETKATRMRDMLIEFSLGPVGSTLGAIGPQVIARDDEDGISPKPDEMELKTKPINVEELRLPEIMVPVAHKGKQGKEGGYQSTFVESYLAQSTKADQFASFKDFEENVINLGHANDRGVLTGEKMARTLGRKLNKKLNALDSSSQRGPNFHKLQIFTDVWQDIINQSDTFGDVLQKIKDEYDNYMSYLLDAQRPSQHRMLYRHLESLTQDQATTAELKKEQERVKRLETQARQLLCENARLREILREEENLALEEIESVPKEPQSKGYIHVEEVPKDLEEQINDLHAQILGRLDAIEGLKKYQHEHCVPISVCHHLEQCIKETEVDIQKTIKNNEFLEKSIEDLEIELSELLEKSGSKESDSRKLWKKINNLEVIKFGKEQEKKL; from the exons ATGGCGGAAGAACGAGAACAGCAAAGACCTCTACGAAATCTGCTTGAAAACGTGTACACAGTGCATAGAAATGACATCAAGACGTATGCCAGCGGACATTTGAACCCAAGTAAACTATTGAAATCAGAAGATGAAAGGCATAAAGCGTGGGAAAGCTCAAATAAGCCCCCAATTCG TTTGAAGCAGCCATCTCAGCTGGTGAACCTCCCCACTCACAGAGGCATGTCTGAGGGGGAGACTAAAGCAACACGGATGAGGGATATGCTGATTGAGTTTAGTTTAGGTCCTGTGGGCAGCACACTCG GTGCAATAGGACCACAAGTCATTGCCAGAGATGATGAAGATGGCATCTCTCCCAAACCTGATGAAATGGAGCTGAAGACGAAGCCAATCAATGTTGAGGAGCTAAGGTTACCTGAAATTATGGTTCCAGTTGCTCATAAAG gCAAACAAGGAAAGGAAGGCGGGTACCAATCCACGTTTGTGGAGAGTTATCTTGCTCAATCCACAAAGGCTGATCAATTTGCCAGCTTTAAGGACTTTGAGGAGAACGTAATCAACCTTGGACATGCTAATGATAGAGGGGTCCTAACGGGTGAAAAGATGGCAAGAACATTAGGAAGAAAGCTTAACAAG AAACTTAACGCACTTGATTCATCAAGTCAAAGGGGGCCTAATTTCCATAAGCTCCAAATCTTCACTGACGTTTGGCAAGACATTATAAATCAGTCTGACACATTTGGAGATGTGCTTCAGAAAATAAAG GATGAGTATGACAACTACATGTCCTACCTCCTGGATGCCCAGCGTCCGTCTCAGCACAGAATGCTCTACCGCCACCTGGAGAGCCTGACGCAGGACCAGGCGACCACGGCAGAGTTAAAAAAGGAGCAAGAGCGTGTCAAGAGGCTGGAGACCCAGGCAAGGCAACTCCTGTGTGAAAATGCAAG GTTGAGAGAGATTCTTAGAGAAGAAGAAAATCTTGCCTTGGAGGAGATTGAAAGTGTCCCCAAAG AGCCACAATCAAAGGGGTACATACATGTGGAGGAAGTCCCTAAAGACTTGGAGGAGCAGATCAATGATCTGCATGCCCAG ATCTTGGGTCGGCTAGATGCCATTGAGGGGCTGAAGAAGTACCAGCATGAGCACTGCGTCCCAATCTCCGTCTGCCACCATCTTGAACAGTGCATCAAAGAAACAGAG GTTGACAtacagaaaacaataaaaaacaacgaGTTCTTGGAGAAATCTATAGAG GATTTGGAAATAGAACTTTCAGAATTGCTAGAGAAGTCAGGATCCAAGGAAAGCGATTCAAG gaaATTATGGAAAAAGATTAATAATCTGGAAGTGATCAAATTTGGGAAAGAGCAAGAAAAGAAACTGTGA
- the LOC5512835 gene encoding transcription initiation factor TFIID subunit 13 yields the protein MAEGGEEEDVTETEQEDQTVSSDSKRKRLFHKELRCMMYGFGDDQCPYTESVDLLEDLVVEYITEMTLKAMDVGKKGKVHCEDIVFLIRKDPKKYARVKDLLTMNEELKKARKAFDAESYGEIS from the exons atggcggaggGCGGCGAAGAAGAAGATGTCACCGAAACTGAACAG GAAGATCAAACGGTTTCTTCTGATTCAAAGCGAAAACGATTGTTCCACAAAGAAT TGAGATGTATGATGTACGGCTTTGGCGATGATCAGTGCCCGTACACTGAGTCTGTAGATCTTCTAGAAGACCTTGTGGTTGAATACATCACTGAGATG ACACTGAAGGCCATGGACGTTGGGAAGAAGGGCAAGGTCCACTGTGAGGACATAGTGTTCCTTATCAGAAAAGACCCCAAGAAATATGCCAGAGTCAAG GACCTTCTTACCATGAATGAAGAACTCAAGAAAGCAAGAAAAGCATTTGATGCAGAAAGCTATGGAGAGATTAGTTAG
- the LOC116621184 gene encoding uncharacterized protein LOC116621184, producing MLNEARTGLVSPDVARLGNLIVNTICKNSEDGITARLPGSGKPTVVMKIPQAQTSDFIRERKFPSGFFGEQGGESIHHELNQLNREFSSIHPASRRLRKIIEEHSIRVAPLNRSKYPEKKNRKRRAHTATT from the exons ATGTTAAACGAGGCCCGCACTGGCCTCGTTTCCCCTGATGTTGCGCGACTTGGGAATTTGATTGTGAACACAATCTGCAAGAATTCGGAGGATGGGATAACAGCCCGATTGCCTGGATCTGGAAAG CCAACCGTGGTCATGAAAATACCTCAGGCACAGACTTCAGATTTCATCCGGGAACGGAAGTTTCCTTCAGGCTTTTTCGGCGAGCAGGGTGGTGAATCAATTCATCATGAACTCAACCAGTTGAACCGTGAATTCAGCTCGATCCACCCTGCGTCGCGTCGGCTACGAAAAATAATAGAAGAGCATAGCATTAGAGTTGCACCTCTAAACCGCTCAAAATatccagagaaaaaaaatcgaaaacgAAGAGCTCACACCGCTACAACCTGA